The sequence below is a genomic window from uncultured Fibrobacter sp..
AAAGCGCAAAGATGTACAGCTTCTTCATGGATTTCTCCTATTTGTTTATTCTAAAAATATAAAGTTTTTGTGGAATTTAAATTTTTTTTCTGCAAAAGTTTGGATACCTGGGGAAAATAATTCGAATTTCGGAGTTCAGAATTTGGATTTGTGGATTGAATAATCCAGAGATTGTCATTCTTTCTCTCGTCTTTCGTCTCTCGTCTCTCGTCTAAAATCTACTTTTCACCCTATGAAAGCCCTTTACCAGAAAATTCGTTCCCTAAATGGCAAAAATTACGGCCTTTACAAGTCCCTGGCCGACAAACCGTGGGATTTTGGCGATTTCGCCCTGGAATTCCTGCACGTGCAGGGAGACCCGTATGCACCCGCTTCCAGGGTGCTCATCAAGGCGAATCTTTCGATGCTCGGCTATGCGGGCGAGTGGGGCGGAACCTATGAACGTCGCCTTGCGCTCAGCGATTTTCTGTATAGAAAGCTTGGACGCCTGGTGCAGGAACGCTACCCCGGTAAGGATGCGGCGGTCATTTTCGACACGGCTGGACCCGAAATGCTGGTACGGAATTCCCTGTGGATCGACAACGGCGAACTCAGGGCGTGCCTGCAGGTGAAACTTCCGGGGGATGGCCGCAAGATTCAGGCGGAACTGGCTGCCGAAATCTTGACGATGGTGTTGCCAGACCTGGTATCGGCGGGGCTTTATTACAGTAAGTCCGACGAGGCGGCCTTGCAGGAACATTTCCGCGTGCTCGCCGAACGCAAGGAAATTTTGTCGCAGCTTGATGCCCGGGGCCTTTGTGCCTTCGTTCCCGACGGTGCCGTGCTTCCGCGTGCATCTGGCTTGAGCGAAATGCCGTTAGAAGGGGCAATCCCTTTTGTCGCACCCGAAGAAATGGCGGTAACGTTGAACGTGTGTGGCCGTGATATTCGCGGTATGGGAATCCCGAAGGGGATTACCGTGATTACCGGTGGTGCCTTCCACGGTAAGTCCACCTTGTTGCAGGCGTTGACCCGCGCCGTCTACCCGCATATTCCGGGGGATGGCCGCGAAGGAATCGTGATAGATGAATCGGCGCTCCGCGTGGGCGTCGAAGACGGCCGCAGCGTACGCGGTACGGACTTGTCGCCGTTTGTGCGCGACTTGCCGGGCGGTGTTTCGACAAAGAATTTCAATACGCTTTCTGCATCGGGCTCTACCAGCGAAGCCGCGAACTTGCTCGAAGCTATGGAAGCGGGTTCCACGACGTTCCTGATTGACGAAGATTCCTCGGCGGTGAATTTCCTGATTCGCGACGGGCGTGTACGCAAGCTCCTGGGCGATGAACGCGAACCGCTGATTCCGTTGACCGACCGTATCCGCGAAATTTCGGCACAGGGCTACAGCTTTATCCTGGTGGCGGGTGCCTGCGGCGACTACCTCGACCTTGCCGACAACATCGTCATCATGGCGAATTACAAGGCCGAAGTGCCGCAAGTAAAGGTCACTGCTTGCGCTGAGCTGGGTCGAAGTGAGCCTGCCGAAGTGTCGCAACCGCGATCATTTGTAGCCTACATGCAACCCCTGCAAAAGTCGGTGCGTCCCACCTCTGCCGTGGAGCGTCAAGTCAAGGTGAAACTTGCTGGTGATACTTTGTTACAAATAGGCTTTCTGGTGTCCGACACTTCACGCCTCAACACGCTTGTCGATAGGCAGCAACGTTTCGGTGCCGGATTTGTCCTCCTGAACCTGTTGCAGAATGCCGCAAGCAATGCGGAATCGGGTGACGCTTCAAATGCCGGTGATTCCGTCGCCGAGACCATCCGGAAACTTTATGAGAAAATCCAGAATGTGGGTTTTCGTAACCTGCCGCAGGGCATGAGTCGCGAAATGAGCCTTCCGCGAGTCGTGGATATCGCCTGTGTCGCCTTTAGGTTACGCGAGGCTTCTCGCTGAGATTTGCGTCGAGCGTATTCCGTAAAAAATAGGAGAAGAATATGGATGCTCTGAAAAAATGGATTGCCTTTGGGGCGGCCTCGATTTTTACCGTGATGGTTGTCGCCTGTGGCGAAGACTCTTCGAGTAATTCTTCGGAGTCGTATAGTTCTGCGGAAATGTCAAGCAGTTCGAATGAACTCTTGAATTCGAGCGAAACCGTAAACTCGAGTGAAACTGCGAATTCAAGCGAATCATTGAATTCAAGCGAAACTTTGAATTTGAGTGAATCTGTCGAATCAAGTTCTTCCGAACAGAACGAAGTCGCCTCCAGTGAATCTTCTGCAGATACCGTCTGGAACAAGGCGAACCTTACTTGGTACACGTCTTGGCCGGACCCCGGTAGCGAAGAGTGCATCGAATACAACGGATGCACCTGGGCGGGCTATTTCGCGGGTGTCGACGGCCAGCAGACCGAAGAGTGGGTCAGCGAACATAATATCATCGCCGTCCACGAAAAGGACTGGGATAAGTACAAGCTGAAAACCTTCAGGCTCCGTCAAAAAGGCCGTACCATCGATGCCGTGGTTTACGATATGTGTTCCGACGAGGATTGCGACGGCTGCTGCACCGAAAATGCGGGCGAACTCGGATTCCTGATCGATATCGAAAGCTACTCCTGCAAGAGGCTTTCCGCTAATGGCGACTGCGACGGAGTCGTGGAGTGGACTTGCCTCGACTGCACGGAACCCTGATTGGACTTTCCCCGTAAAGAGTGAGCGACTTTTGTAGCGTTATTTTTTCGTAGCGCGAGCGGCCTTTTTTTGCTGTTCTTCTTCCGGCGACGGTTTCGTATCCTCAAGTAGGCGGTCGGCCCATTCGTCCCAGAAGCGGCAGCGTTCGCCTTCGAGCTTCATCTTCGCGAATTTCACTGGTTCGGTCTCTACGGCAAGCGTCACCACCGATTCCTTGTAGGCCTGCGGAAGCCCTGCCACGTGCGCCATGCGCTGCTTGAGTTCGGCCACGGTCGCATCGAGAATGTCTACCTCGAAACGGCGTTCGATGTAGCGGCGAGCGATAAATCCAAGCGCCATGAAATAGTCGCCCTGGTTCCCTTCGGCCAGATAATTCTTCTGACGCAGTTCCTTGAGTGCAAGCACGGCCTCTTCGTAAGGCGGAAGCCTTGGCGCCTCGCCCTTCTTCGCGAATTTCTTGTGCAGGAACCAGCCGAGGAACACGAGGAGCG
It includes:
- a CDS encoding ABC-ATPase domain-containing protein, yielding MKALYQKIRSLNGKNYGLYKSLADKPWDFGDFALEFLHVQGDPYAPASRVLIKANLSMLGYAGEWGGTYERRLALSDFLYRKLGRLVQERYPGKDAAVIFDTAGPEMLVRNSLWIDNGELRACLQVKLPGDGRKIQAELAAEILTMVLPDLVSAGLYYSKSDEAALQEHFRVLAERKEILSQLDARGLCAFVPDGAVLPRASGLSEMPLEGAIPFVAPEEMAVTLNVCGRDIRGMGIPKGITVITGGAFHGKSTLLQALTRAVYPHIPGDGREGIVIDESALRVGVEDGRSVRGTDLSPFVRDLPGGVSTKNFNTLSASGSTSEAANLLEAMEAGSTTFLIDEDSSAVNFLIRDGRVRKLLGDEREPLIPLTDRIREISAQGYSFILVAGACGDYLDLADNIVIMANYKAEVPQVKVTACAELGRSEPAEVSQPRSFVAYMQPLQKSVRPTSAVERQVKVKLAGDTLLQIGFLVSDTSRLNTLVDRQQRFGAGFVLLNLLQNAASNAESGDASNAGDSVAETIRKLYEKIQNVGFRNLPQGMSREMSLPRVVDIACVAFRLREASR